Proteins encoded by one window of Yersinia massiliensis:
- the rutG gene encoding pyrimidine utilization transport protein G, producing the protein MANTWFPIWRKRSGNLDGAIIAPDERLPIGATLIMGLQHAVAMFGATVLMPLLMGFDANLAILMSGIGTLLFFLIVGGRVPSYLGSSAAFVGLVIAVTGYTGSGPNPNIALALGGIIACGAIYTLIGFIVMSVGTRWIERLMPPVVTGAVVMAIGLNLAPIAVNSVSGSSFNSWMAVVTILCIGVVAVFTNGMIQRLLILVGLILSYVIYLVVANGFGWGTPVDFGPISQAAWFGWPQFTTPVFDAHAMLLIAPVAVILVAENLGHIKAVAGMTGQNLDPYMGRAFVGDGLATMLSGSAGGTGVTTYAENIGVMAVTKIYSTLVFVAAALVAIALGFSPKFGALIHTIPGPVLGGASIVVFGLIAVAGARIWVQNKVDLSDNGNLIMVAVTLVLGAGNFALTLGNFTLGGIGTATFGAILLNALLQRRKLVSGLGRDGKPLPQDS; encoded by the coding sequence ATGGCGAATACCTGGTTTCCAATATGGCGCAAACGCAGCGGTAATCTAGACGGAGCCATTATTGCTCCAGATGAACGGCTACCAATAGGTGCCACACTGATTATGGGACTGCAACATGCGGTGGCGATGTTTGGTGCCACCGTGTTGATGCCACTACTGATGGGGTTTGATGCCAATCTGGCTATTTTAATGTCAGGTATAGGCACCCTGCTGTTCTTCCTGATTGTGGGCGGCCGTGTACCTAGCTATTTGGGCTCTAGTGCCGCGTTTGTCGGGTTAGTCATTGCCGTAACTGGCTACACCGGCAGCGGCCCCAACCCCAATATTGCACTGGCGTTAGGCGGCATTATTGCCTGCGGCGCAATTTATACCTTGATTGGTTTTATTGTGATGAGCGTCGGGACTCGCTGGATTGAACGGTTGATGCCGCCGGTGGTGACGGGGGCGGTAGTCATGGCGATTGGGTTGAATTTGGCCCCCATCGCCGTTAACAGTGTTTCGGGTTCATCATTTAACAGTTGGATGGCGGTGGTCACCATCTTATGTATCGGTGTCGTTGCTGTATTCACAAATGGGATGATTCAACGTCTATTGATTTTAGTTGGGCTGATTTTGTCTTATGTCATCTATCTGGTGGTCGCCAATGGTTTTGGCTGGGGAACACCGGTTGATTTCGGACCAATCAGTCAGGCGGCCTGGTTTGGCTGGCCACAATTTACCACCCCCGTCTTTGATGCTCATGCCATGTTACTGATTGCGCCGGTTGCCGTTATTTTAGTGGCAGAAAATTTAGGTCATATCAAAGCGGTTGCCGGAATGACCGGTCAGAATCTTGACCCTTATATGGGGCGAGCTTTTGTTGGTGATGGACTGGCAACGATGCTGTCTGGTTCGGCAGGTGGTACAGGTGTCACCACTTATGCCGAGAACATCGGCGTGATGGCAGTCACCAAAATCTATTCAACCTTAGTCTTCGTGGCTGCTGCGTTGGTGGCTATTGCGCTGGGTTTTTCACCTAAATTTGGGGCGCTGATCCACACCATTCCGGGGCCGGTATTAGGCGGAGCGTCTATTGTGGTCTTTGGGTTGATTGCCGTCGCCGGTGCGCGTATTTGGGTTCAAAACAAAGTCGATTTGAGTGATAACGGCAACCTGATCATGGTCGCGGTGACATTAGTGTTAGGTGCAGGGAACTTTGCTTTGACGTTGGGTAATTTTACCCTTGGTGGCATCGGCACAGCGACTTTTGGCGCGATATTACTCAATGCATTGTTGCAGCGCCGTAAGCTGGTGTCCGGTTTAGGTCGCGATGGAAAGCCGTTACCGCAAGATAGTTAG
- a CDS encoding DHCW motif cupin fold protein, with amino-acid sequence MNIVDIPFGITDWSTIAKTKHDGDHGVAYWQTQHFGNIRVRMVEYSAGYVADHWCSKGHILLCLDGEMSTELVDGRTFILKAGMSYQVADDAEAHRSSTVSGAKLFIVD; translated from the coding sequence ATGAATATAGTGGACATTCCGTTTGGTATCACTGATTGGTCAACAATTGCGAAAACCAAACATGACGGGGATCATGGCGTTGCCTACTGGCAAACACAGCACTTTGGCAATATAAGAGTACGTATGGTGGAATATAGCGCAGGGTACGTGGCTGACCATTGGTGCTCTAAAGGACATATTTTATTGTGTCTTGACGGTGAAATGAGCACTGAGTTGGTTGATGGTCGGACTTTTATTTTAAAAGCAGGTATGAGCTATCAAGTTGCAGACGATGCAGAAGCGCACCGTTCCTCCACAGTATCAGGCGCTAAACTTTTTATTGTCGATTAA
- the rutA gene encoding pyrimidine utilization protein A — protein MKIGVFIPIGNNGWLISSNAPQYMPSFELNKAIVQKAEHYQFDFALSMIKLRGFGGKTEFWDHNLESFTLMAGLAAVTSRIKIYATAATLTLPPAIVARMASTIDSISNGRFGLNVVTGWQKPEYEQMGLWPGDDYFSRRYDYLSEYVEVLQDLWGTGKSDFKGEFFQMDDCRVSPQPETPIKLICAAQSDAGMAFSAKYADYNFCFGKGVNTPTAFAPTAARLQTAAEHVGRDVSSYVLFMIIADETDELARAKWESYKAGADTEALAWLTEQSGKDTQSGADTNVRQMADPTSAVNINMGTLVGSYANVAKMMDEIATVPGTDGILLTFDDFLSGIENFGQRIQPLMTSRADICNTELPVTREVA, from the coding sequence ATGAAAATTGGCGTATTCATTCCTATCGGTAACAACGGTTGGCTTATTTCCAGCAATGCACCGCAATACATGCCGAGCTTTGAGTTAAATAAAGCGATTGTCCAAAAAGCCGAACATTATCAATTCGATTTTGCTTTATCGATGATAAAGCTGCGTGGATTCGGGGGGAAAACTGAGTTTTGGGATCACAATCTTGAATCCTTCACGTTGATGGCAGGACTGGCTGCAGTGACCTCGCGTATTAAGATTTATGCCACTGCCGCCACCTTGACTCTGCCCCCCGCGATTGTGGCGCGCATGGCCTCAACAATTGACTCGATCTCTAATGGCCGTTTTGGCCTTAATGTGGTGACCGGGTGGCAAAAACCTGAATACGAACAGATGGGATTATGGCCCGGAGATGACTACTTTAGCCGCCGCTATGATTATCTCTCTGAATACGTCGAGGTATTACAAGATCTCTGGGGAACGGGGAAATCTGATTTTAAAGGCGAATTCTTCCAAATGGATGATTGCCGTGTCAGCCCGCAGCCAGAAACACCCATCAAGTTAATCTGTGCGGCACAAAGTGACGCCGGAATGGCCTTCTCCGCGAAATATGCCGATTACAACTTCTGTTTCGGTAAGGGCGTTAATACCCCAACCGCCTTTGCTCCTACAGCTGCCCGCTTGCAAACGGCTGCCGAGCATGTCGGTCGCGATGTCAGCAGTTACGTCTTATTTATGATTATCGCCGATGAAACCGACGAATTGGCTCGTGCTAAGTGGGAGAGTTACAAAGCCGGTGCTGATACCGAAGCACTCGCTTGGTTAACCGAGCAAAGTGGCAAAGATACCCAATCCGGCGCGGACACCAATGTGCGCCAAATGGCCGACCCGACTTCCGCCGTCAATATCAATATGGGAACGCTGGTCGGCTCCTACGCCAACGTGGCAAAGATGATGGATGAGATAGCAACCGTACCCGGTACGGACGGCATTCTGCTGACCTTTGATGATTTCCTGTCTGGCATTGAGAATTTCGGTCAACGCATCCAACCCCTCATGACCAGCCGTGCTGATATCTGCAACACCGAGCTTCCTGTCACCCGAGAGGTAGCATGA
- the rutD gene encoding pyrimidine utilization protein D: MYFEITGQHSPSAKTVVLSAGLGGSGSFWQPQLAALGEHFRVVTYDQFGTGRSPGVIPSGYTLADMAAELAALLQRQHIERYHFVGHALGGMIGLQLALTHPQCIERMVAVNSWPELDSQTRRCFHVRQDLLLNSGVAAYVRAQPLFLYPADWLSRNASLIEHEEAHQTAHFQGMENLLRRLNALMNRDFRAELPHIKTPTLALCATDDLLVPYPCSQALAELMPYGEWAQMSYGGHAMSVTNSEQFNGILLSYLLLDTSLSSNALTLNLRDTPQ, from the coding sequence ATGTATTTCGAGATAACGGGTCAGCATTCGCCGTCCGCAAAAACAGTGGTTTTATCCGCCGGATTGGGCGGTAGTGGCAGCTTTTGGCAACCGCAACTGGCGGCGTTGGGTGAGCACTTCCGAGTGGTGACTTACGATCAGTTCGGTACTGGGCGTAGCCCTGGCGTCATCCCATCCGGTTATACCTTAGCCGATATGGCAGCAGAATTAGCGGCGTTATTACAGCGCCAACATATTGAACGCTACCATTTTGTCGGCCACGCATTGGGGGGAATGATTGGTTTGCAGTTGGCTCTGACACACCCCCAGTGCATCGAACGCATGGTGGCGGTGAACAGTTGGCCGGAACTCGATAGCCAAACACGCCGTTGCTTTCACGTTCGCCAAGATTTGCTGCTGAACAGCGGTGTGGCCGCTTATGTTCGCGCTCAGCCCCTGTTTCTTTATCCTGCAGACTGGCTCTCCCGAAATGCTTCACTGATAGAACATGAAGAAGCACACCAAACAGCCCATTTCCAAGGGATGGAAAACCTATTGCGCCGCCTAAATGCCTTGATGAATCGTGACTTTCGAGCGGAACTCCCTCATATCAAAACGCCCACACTGGCGTTGTGTGCTACCGACGACCTACTGGTGCCTTATCCCTGCTCACAAGCCCTGGCTGAATTAATGCCCTACGGCGAATGGGCGCAAATGAGTTATGGCGGTCACGCGATGAGTGTCACCAACAGTGAGCAATTTAACGGCATATTGCTCAGTTATTTATTGCTGGACACCTCACTGTCCAGCAACGCATTAACGCTAAATCTGCGGGACACCCCCCAATAA
- the rutC gene encoding pyrimidine utilization protein C: protein MPKTIITPPGSGTPLAPFSLGTLADGVVYVSGTLAFDKQNNVVHVGDATAQTRHVLDTIKSVIETAGGTLADVTFNSIFLTDWQHYAAINQVYAEYFPGDKPARFCIQCGLVKPDALIEIASVAHLPR, encoded by the coding sequence ATGCCTAAAACCATCATTACTCCACCCGGCAGTGGCACCCCACTCGCCCCATTCTCACTCGGTACGTTAGCGGATGGCGTGGTGTATGTCTCCGGCACCTTGGCATTCGATAAGCAGAATAATGTGGTGCACGTCGGTGATGCCACTGCGCAAACTCGCCATGTATTGGACACGATTAAATCAGTCATTGAAACCGCTGGCGGCACACTGGCTGACGTGACGTTTAACTCTATCTTCCTCACGGACTGGCAACATTACGCCGCGATTAATCAGGTTTACGCGGAGTATTTCCCCGGCGATAAACCGGCCCGTTTTTGTATCCAATGCGGCTTAGTAAAGCCCGATGCGCTGATTGAAATCGCATCAGTCGCACATTTGCCGCGTTAG
- a CDS encoding GlpM family protein: MGLLLKAVIGACVVVLIGILSKTRNYYIAGLIPLFPTFALIAHYIVGNERSLEALRMTIIFGLWAIIPYFIYLISLYFFIDHLRLPLALSAAVVCWIVAAWILISAWNLWHS; encoded by the coding sequence ATGGGATTATTGCTAAAAGCAGTGATTGGTGCCTGTGTTGTGGTACTTATCGGAATATTATCGAAGACACGTAATTACTATATTGCTGGGCTAATTCCGTTGTTTCCGACTTTCGCCCTCATCGCACACTATATTGTTGGGAATGAACGAAGTCTTGAAGCATTGCGGATGACGATTATTTTTGGCTTATGGGCCATCATCCCTTACTTTATCTATTTGATATCACTTTATTTTTTCATAGACCACTTGCGCTTACCACTCGCTTTAAGCGCTGCTGTTGTATGTTGGATTGTGGCTGCCTGGATACTCATATCTGCTTGGAATCTATGGCATAGTTGA
- a CDS encoding flavin reductase, producing MARLGSAVNIITTDGPAGRAGFTASAVCSVTDSPPTLLVCLNRSASVYAVFKQNQTLCVNTLCAEHESLSNLFGGKTTMEMRFSAAQWSTLVTGSPVLNGAVASFDCHITQVVSVGTHDILFCQAAAVIHNDDTHGLAYFDRCYHPLMRQSR from the coding sequence ATGGCACGGCTGGGTTCTGCCGTGAATATTATCACCACCGATGGCCCAGCAGGACGCGCAGGATTTACCGCCTCTGCGGTATGCAGTGTGACCGATTCACCGCCGACTTTATTGGTATGCCTCAACCGCTCGGCATCGGTTTATGCTGTTTTTAAGCAAAATCAGACGCTGTGCGTCAACACCTTATGCGCTGAACATGAATCACTGTCCAATCTGTTCGGCGGCAAAACGACCATGGAAATGCGTTTTTCAGCAGCTCAATGGTCCACGTTAGTGACGGGTTCACCGGTGCTCAATGGGGCAGTGGCCTCTTTTGACTGCCATATTACCCAAGTGGTTTCGGTGGGTACCCACGACATTCTTTTTTGTCAGGCTGCCGCCGTCATTCATAACGATGACACACACGGCTTAGCCTATTTTGATCGCTGCTATCACCCGTTAATGCGCCAGAGCCGTTGA
- the rutR gene encoding HTH-type transcriptional regulator RutR: MKPKPSRRSKAVAAKRHAIMSAALDLFSRYGIHGTSLDQVAEGADVSKTNLLYYFPSKEALYLAVLKDILAIWLAPLKALQADQQPIEAICHYIELKLAVSRDHPQASRLFCLEMIQGAPLLRQELAGELKTLFDEKALIIRAWVDKGLIADLDPQHLIFMLWATTQHYADFSVQIDAISGKNLNDESFFQQTVDSVQQLVIRGILPRENDD; the protein is encoded by the coding sequence ATGAAACCTAAACCTTCTCGCCGCAGCAAGGCGGTGGCAGCAAAACGGCACGCCATTATGAGCGCTGCACTGGACCTGTTTTCTCGTTATGGCATTCACGGCACAAGCCTCGATCAGGTTGCTGAAGGGGCTGATGTCTCAAAAACTAATTTGCTGTACTACTTCCCATCAAAAGAAGCGCTCTACCTGGCCGTGCTAAAAGATATTTTGGCTATCTGGTTAGCTCCGCTAAAAGCACTGCAAGCTGATCAACAGCCCATTGAGGCCATTTGTCACTATATCGAACTCAAACTGGCAGTCTCTCGCGATCATCCGCAAGCCTCACGCTTGTTTTGCCTGGAGATGATTCAGGGGGCGCCTTTGCTAAGGCAGGAATTGGCGGGGGAGTTAAAAACGTTATTTGATGAGAAGGCACTTATTATCCGTGCTTGGGTAGATAAAGGCCTTATCGCCGATCTTGATCCGCAACATCTGATTTTTATGCTGTGGGCGACCACTCAGCATTACGCCGATTTTAGTGTGCAGATAGACGCGATTAGCGGCAAAAATCTGAATGATGAATCGTTCTTCCAGCAGACCGTCGACAGCGTGCAGCAGTTGGTCATTCGCGGTATTTTACCGAGGGAGAATGATGACTGA
- the amyA gene encoding alpha-amylase encodes MKNLTIFQFFHWYYPDGGKLWQEVSDRAEHLSQLGINFVWLPPAYKGASGGYSVGYDTYDLFDLGEFDQKGTRATKYGDKEGLLHGIGRLKEMEIKVLFDVVLNHKMGADEKENVSVRRVNPENRTEIDEEIIDAQAYTRFTFPGRQQTYSSFIWDKQCFTGVDYIEDPSDEGIFKIINDYSDEGWNTEVDDELGNFDYLMGADIEFRNPAVKEELKYWGEWLLDTIPIDGFRLDAVKHIPAWFYKEWIEHVRNKAGRDLMVIAEYWSPDIEKLQQYIAQTEGNAMLFDVALHHNFHDASKQSEEYDLTQIFSGTLIEVDPFHAITLVANHDTQPLQSLEAPVEPWFKPLAYALILMREQGIPCVFYPDLFGASYEDNGDDGGTYQIEMPIVGELEKLIQARQRFAHGAQTDYFDDKNCIAFVRAGTEEDPGCVVILSNSAENEKEITLGKGLPNKEFVDYLGHHPATITTDEAGIAVFPVNGGSVSLWVLKECLQ; translated from the coding sequence ATGAAAAACCTAACTATTTTCCAGTTTTTTCATTGGTACTATCCGGATGGCGGCAAATTATGGCAGGAAGTCTCTGACCGCGCGGAACATCTTAGTCAGCTTGGCATTAATTTTGTTTGGCTTCCCCCTGCCTATAAAGGTGCTTCAGGAGGTTATTCCGTTGGGTATGACACCTATGATTTGTTTGATTTAGGCGAGTTTGACCAGAAGGGAACACGAGCGACAAAATATGGCGATAAAGAAGGCCTACTTCATGGGATTGGCCGGCTAAAGGAAATGGAGATAAAAGTTCTTTTTGATGTGGTGCTTAACCATAAAATGGGTGCTGATGAAAAAGAGAACGTCAGTGTTCGCAGAGTTAACCCTGAAAACCGCACTGAAATTGACGAAGAAATTATAGATGCACAGGCTTACACACGCTTCACATTTCCTGGACGCCAACAAACATACTCATCATTTATTTGGGATAAGCAGTGTTTTACAGGGGTAGATTATATTGAAGATCCATCAGATGAGGGGATTTTTAAAATCATAAATGATTATAGTGATGAGGGTTGGAATACCGAGGTTGATGATGAATTAGGTAACTTTGATTATTTGATGGGGGCCGATATTGAATTTCGTAATCCTGCGGTAAAGGAGGAGCTAAAGTATTGGGGCGAGTGGTTGCTTGACACAATACCTATTGATGGTTTCCGCTTAGATGCCGTAAAACATATTCCCGCATGGTTCTATAAAGAGTGGATCGAGCATGTACGAAATAAAGCTGGGCGAGACTTAATGGTTATTGCCGAGTATTGGTCACCTGATATCGAAAAGTTACAGCAATATATTGCTCAGACCGAGGGTAATGCCATGTTATTTGATGTGGCTTTGCACCACAATTTCCATGATGCGTCAAAACAAAGTGAAGAGTATGATTTGACCCAAATATTCAGTGGGACTCTAATTGAGGTTGATCCATTTCATGCCATCACATTAGTCGCGAATCATGATACTCAACCCCTCCAATCACTCGAAGCGCCAGTAGAACCGTGGTTCAAACCACTAGCTTATGCATTGATTCTCATGCGTGAGCAAGGTATTCCCTGCGTTTTCTACCCAGATCTTTTCGGCGCGAGTTATGAAGATAATGGTGATGATGGAGGTACATATCAGATAGAAATGCCGATTGTTGGTGAACTGGAAAAATTAATACAAGCTAGGCAACGTTTTGCTCATGGTGCGCAAACAGATTATTTTGATGATAAAAACTGTATTGCGTTTGTTCGCGCGGGTACGGAAGAAGACCCCGGTTGTGTCGTAATTCTTTCTAATAGCGCGGAAAATGAAAAGGAAATTACCCTTGGGAAAGGGTTGCCTAATAAAGAATTTGTTGATTACTTAGGGCACCATCCCGCTACTATTACGACTGATGAAGCTGGGATAGCAGTATTTCCAGTCAATGGTGGGAGTGTGAGTCTTTGGGTACTCAAAGAGTGTTTACAATAA
- a CDS encoding malonic semialdehyde reductase — protein sequence MTYTLTPEALATIFTEARTHNGWLDKPVEDALLIQAYALARMGPTSANCCPGRFVFIHSTEAKARLKPALSSGNLAKTMQAPVTAIVAYDPAFYDALPKLFPHGDARSWFTSSPELATETAFRNSSLQAAYLIIACRALGLDTGPMSGFNNALVDDLFLAEKGWKSNLLVNIGYGDSQKLYARSPRLAFDEACQVL from the coding sequence ATGACATACACATTAACCCCCGAGGCACTGGCTACAATATTTACCGAGGCTCGGACCCACAATGGTTGGCTGGATAAACCTGTCGAGGATGCGTTGCTTATCCAAGCTTACGCATTAGCCCGTATGGGGCCAACTTCGGCTAACTGTTGCCCTGGACGCTTTGTTTTTATCCATTCCACCGAGGCCAAAGCACGGCTTAAACCGGCATTATCCAGCGGCAATCTGGCGAAAACGATGCAAGCCCCCGTCACCGCCATCGTGGCCTATGATCCCGCATTTTATGACGCGCTCCCTAAGTTGTTCCCACATGGCGATGCCCGCTCGTGGTTTACCTCCAGCCCCGAACTCGCCACCGAGACGGCTTTTCGCAACAGCAGCTTACAGGCGGCTTATCTGATTATTGCCTGCCGCGCGTTGGGGTTGGATACCGGCCCCATGTCGGGTTTTAACAACGCCTTGGTTGATGACCTCTTTTTGGCTGAAAAAGGCTGGAAATCCAATTTGTTAGTGAATATCGGTTATGGCGATAGCCAAAAACTGTATGCCCGCTCACCTCGTTTAGCGTTTGACGAGGCGTGCCAAGTTCTTTGA
- the rutB gene encoding pyrimidine utilization protein B has product MKIVEHHPSIPSLGNDENNAIENKSPVRRSLGVSADEVILNARPEPIAFPTSASALIVVDMQNAYASPGGYLDLAGFDVSATAPVISNIKRAIVAARAAGIQVIFFQNGWDPDYVEAGGEGSPNWHKSNALKTMRKKPELMGKLLAKGNWDYDLVDELQPQAGDIVIPKPRYSGFFNTQLDSMLRAKGIHHLIFTGIATNVCVESTLRDGFFFEYFGVVLEDATHQAGPDFAQKAALYNIETFFGWVSDVDTFCTCVAPSVRLSQSA; this is encoded by the coding sequence ATGAAAATTGTCGAACACCACCCATCTATTCCCTCCCTTGGCAATGACGAAAATAACGCCATTGAAAATAAGTCCCCCGTGCGGCGCAGCCTTGGCGTAAGTGCGGACGAAGTCATTCTCAATGCGCGCCCCGAACCGATTGCCTTTCCGACATCAGCCAGTGCATTGATTGTGGTTGATATGCAAAACGCCTATGCCTCGCCGGGAGGATATCTCGATCTAGCCGGATTTGATGTCTCAGCGACAGCACCTGTTATCAGTAATATTAAGCGTGCCATCGTGGCTGCGCGTGCGGCAGGTATTCAAGTGATCTTTTTCCAAAATGGCTGGGACCCCGACTACGTGGAAGCGGGTGGGGAAGGATCACCAAATTGGCATAAGTCCAATGCATTGAAAACCATGCGCAAAAAGCCAGAACTCATGGGCAAGTTACTGGCGAAAGGCAACTGGGACTATGACTTGGTTGATGAGCTACAGCCGCAAGCGGGCGATATAGTGATCCCCAAGCCCCGTTATAGCGGTTTTTTTAATACCCAACTCGACAGCATGTTACGTGCGAAAGGGATTCATCATCTGATTTTTACCGGCATTGCCACCAATGTGTGCGTGGAATCAACGCTGCGGGACGGTTTCTTTTTTGAATATTTCGGCGTGGTGTTAGAGGACGCCACCCACCAAGCGGGGCCTGATTTCGCCCAAAAGGCCGCCCTTTATAACATCGAAACCTTCTTCGGCTGGGTATCGGATGTGGACACATTTTGTACCTGCGTTGCACCGTCCGTACGACTCAGCCAGTCAGCATAA
- the cycA gene encoding D-serine/D-alanine/glycine transporter, whose amino-acid sequence MVDQSKIVAEPLPEPEEHLQRNLSNRHIQLIAIGGAIGTGLFMGSGKTISLAGPSIIFVYMIIGFMLFFVMRAMGELLLSNLKYKSFSDFAADLLGPWAGFFTGWTYWFCWVITGIADVVAITAYAQFWFPGFSQWVASLLVVLLLLSLNLATVKMFGEMEFWFAMIKIVAIVALIFAGLTMVLMSYQSPSGVTASFTHLWNDGGMFPKGISGFFAGFQIAVFAFVGIELVGTTAAETKDPEVVLPRAINSIPIRIIMFYVFSLIMIMSVTPWSSVVADKSPFVELFVLVGLPAAASVINFVVLTSAASSANSGVFSTSRMLFGLAKEGDAPKQFGKLSRRSVPASGLTFSCICLLGGVVLIYLIPNVMTVFTLVTTVSAILFMFVWTIILCSYLVYRKRRPALHKKSIYKMPAGIVMSWICMAFFAFVLVLLTLESDTRQALIVTPLWFVILTIGYITLKKRKSYLYDNHNR is encoded by the coding sequence ATGGTAGACCAATCCAAGATAGTGGCAGAACCTTTGCCGGAACCTGAAGAGCACCTCCAAAGGAATCTCTCCAACCGCCATATTCAACTGATTGCTATTGGCGGTGCGATAGGCACTGGGTTGTTTATGGGATCGGGTAAAACCATCAGCCTAGCTGGGCCATCGATCATATTCGTTTATATGATAATCGGTTTTATGCTGTTTTTCGTGATGCGGGCAATGGGCGAACTGTTGCTATCGAACCTAAAATATAAGTCATTCAGTGACTTTGCCGCAGACCTGCTTGGCCCATGGGCCGGTTTTTTCACTGGCTGGACGTATTGGTTTTGCTGGGTGATCACCGGTATTGCCGATGTCGTAGCCATAACTGCTTATGCTCAATTCTGGTTCCCGGGTTTCTCCCAATGGGTCGCCTCTTTATTAGTGGTTTTACTGCTGCTATCACTGAATTTAGCCACAGTAAAAATGTTCGGTGAGATGGAGTTCTGGTTTGCCATGATTAAGATTGTGGCCATTGTGGCGCTTATCTTTGCGGGCCTGACCATGGTCTTAATGAGCTATCAATCTCCGTCAGGCGTGACAGCGTCATTTACGCATTTATGGAATGATGGTGGGATGTTCCCTAAAGGGATTAGTGGATTCTTTGCTGGCTTCCAAATAGCTGTTTTTGCCTTTGTGGGTATTGAGCTTGTCGGGACAACTGCCGCTGAAACCAAAGACCCTGAAGTGGTTTTACCGCGCGCTATCAACTCCATCCCGATCCGCATAATCATGTTTTACGTGTTCTCATTGATTATGATTATGTCCGTGACCCCTTGGAGTTCAGTCGTCGCCGATAAAAGCCCGTTTGTTGAGTTGTTTGTCCTTGTCGGACTTCCCGCTGCAGCCAGCGTAATCAACTTTGTGGTATTGACCTCCGCAGCCTCTTCAGCCAACAGTGGTGTGTTCTCCACCAGCCGTATGCTGTTTGGGTTAGCGAAAGAAGGTGATGCGCCAAAACAATTTGGTAAATTATCCCGTCGATCCGTACCGGCTTCCGGCCTGACCTTCTCATGCATCTGCCTGTTAGGTGGTGTAGTGCTGATTTATTTGATCCCAAATGTCATGACGGTCTTTACGCTGGTGACCACCGTGTCGGCGATTCTCTTTATGTTCGTATGGACCATTATCCTTTGCTCATATCTGGTCTATCGCAAAAGACGTCCAGCCTTACATAAGAAATCAATCTATAAAATGCCCGCCGGTATTGTTATGTCCTGGATCTGCATGGCGTTCTTCGCCTTTGTTTTAGTACTGCTAACTCTGGAAAGCGATACTCGTCAGGCACTGATAGTCACACCATTATGGTTTGTAATTCTGACCATCGGATATATCACGTTGAAGAAGCGCAAAAGCTATCTGTACGACAATCATAATCGCTAA
- a CDS encoding class I SAM-dependent methyltransferase, translating into MTQNIYDNQAFFSGYAKLSRSVDGLEGAPEWPAICKILPPLSGKTVVDLGCGYGWFCRYAHTQGATEILGLDVSEKMLNRAKEMATDENITYRQEDLERVALPQQMYHLAYSSLTLHYIKALPALFAKIYDALLPGGSFVFSAEHPIYTAPKRPGWIMTDDEQQSWPVNSYQAEGERVTNWLAEGVIKQHRTLGTYINLLIKQGFVITHLEEWGPTAKQIADCPALDEEKERPMIFLLSAKKPE; encoded by the coding sequence ATGACTCAGAATATTTATGATAATCAGGCTTTTTTTTCAGGCTATGCCAAATTGAGCCGTTCAGTCGATGGATTAGAAGGCGCACCTGAATGGCCGGCAATCTGTAAAATCCTACCGCCACTGTCAGGAAAAACAGTCGTTGATTTAGGTTGTGGCTACGGCTGGTTTTGCCGATATGCACATACGCAAGGCGCAACAGAAATTCTGGGGCTAGATGTCTCTGAAAAAATGTTAAACCGCGCTAAAGAAATGGCCACTGACGAAAACATTACTTATCGCCAAGAGGATTTGGAAAGAGTAGCGCTACCACAACAGATGTACCACCTAGCCTATAGCTCCCTGACTTTGCACTACATAAAAGCACTACCTGCTCTATTCGCTAAGATTTACGATGCACTATTACCAGGTGGTAGTTTTGTTTTTTCTGCAGAACATCCTATTTACACTGCCCCCAAGCGTCCGGGTTGGATAATGACTGATGATGAACAACAATCATGGCCAGTCAATAGCTATCAGGCTGAAGGTGAAAGAGTCACAAACTGGTTGGCAGAGGGTGTTATCAAACAGCACCGTACATTAGGGACTTATATTAATCTTTTGATCAAACAAGGTTTTGTTATTACGCATTTAGAAGAATGGGGACCAACAGCAAAACAAATTGCTGATTGCCCTGCATTAGATGAAGAAAAAGAACGTCCAATGATATTCTTGCTATCCGCTAAAAAACCAGAATAA